One genomic segment of Suncus etruscus isolate mSunEtr1 chromosome 15, mSunEtr1.pri.cur, whole genome shotgun sequence includes these proteins:
- the LOC126030001 gene encoding putative gustatory receptor clone PTE01, producing the protein MAGEGCRRMAWASRERSLYPSHHHSPPSRADIQHTCTHFHLFSHRCLCPVDPHNRTGTVEFLLLGFSDDPQVQLLLSCLFLSMYLVTITGNLLIILVVISDSHLHIPMYFFLSNLSVADIGFTSTTVPKVIWDINTQSRIISYAGCLVQFSLFYSFVCLDSVILTVMAYDRFVAICHPLHYSVIMNPHFCYLLLLLSVGISLLDSQLHCLMISMLTFCAHVEIPHFFCDPPQLLRLACGDTSTANLLLCLIAAIFGGVPVSGIFYSYTRIVSSVMRVSSTGGRYKAFSTCGSHLSIVCLFYGTAVGVYLSYAVSHSPRNVALTSIVYSMVVPLLNPFIYSLRNKDLQRAFQKLLRRTA; encoded by the coding sequence atGGCTGGAGAGGGTTGCAGACGCATGGcctgggccagcagagaaaggtccctctatccatcccatcaccattcACCCCCATCCAGGGCTGATATTCAACACACCTGTACccactttcatttattttctcataggTGTCTCTGTCCTGTGGACCCACACAATAGAACAGGAACTGTGGAATTCCTCCTCCTGGGATTCTCAGATGATCCACAAGTTCAGCTTCTCCTCTCCTGCCTCTTCCTGTCCATGTACCTGGTCACCATTACTGGGAACCTGCTCATCATCCTGGTTGTCATCTCTGACTCCCACCTCCACatccccatgtacttcttcctctccAACCTATCCGTGGCTGACATTGGTTTtacctccaccactgtcccaaagGTTATTTGGGACATTAACACTCAAAGCCGAATCATCTCTTATGCAGGCTGCCTGGTGCAGTTTTCACTCTTTTACAGTTTTGTATGTTTGGACAGTGTCATTCTTACAGTGATGGCTTATGATCGCTTTGTCGCTATTTGCCACCCTCTTCACTACTCAGTCATCATGAACCCCCATTTCTGTTATCTACTGCTTCTGTTGTCTGTTGGCATCAGCCTGCTGGACTCCCAGCTGCATTGCTTAATGATATCAATGCTCACTTTCTGTGCCCATGTGGAAATCCCTCATTTCTTCTGTGACCCCCCTCAACTTCTCAGGCTTGCCTGTGGGGACACCTCCACTGCTAACTTACTCCTGTGTCTTATTGCTGCCATCTTTGGTGGTGTGCCAGTCTCAGGGATTTTTTACTCGTATACAAGAATTGTGTCCTCTGTTATGAGAGTCTCCTCTACAGGTGGGAGGTACAAAGCCTTCTCCACTTGTGGCTCTCACCTGTCcattgtttgcttattttatggAACAGCTGTTGGGGTTTACCTCAGTTATGCTGTCTCCCATTCTCCAAGAAATGTTGCACTGACTTCAATAGTGTATTCAATGGTGGTGCCCTTGCTAAACCCCTTCATCTACAGCCTGAGAAACAAGGATCTCCAGAGAGCtttccagaagcttctcagaAGAACAGCCTAA
- the LOC126030002 gene encoding olfactory receptor 7A10-like: MYLINVFGNLLIILAISSDSHLHTPMYFFIANLSFVDICFTSTTVPKMLVNSQTGNKGITYSGCIAQIHFYLLFAGLDDFLLTVMAYDRFVAICHPLHYSVIMNSRLCVLLVLVSWIIIVFLFYSSILGVYLSSAATHNSLFGATASMMYTVVTPMLNPFIYSLRNKDIKRALKRFFVKKTTKGRVS, encoded by the exons ATGTATCTCATCAATGTGTTTGGGAATCTGCTCATCATCCTCGCCATCAGCTCAGACTCCCACCTCCACACACCCATGTATTTCTTCATTGCCAATCTGTCCTTTGTAGACATTTGCTTCActtccaccactgtccccaaGATGCTGGTGAACAGCCAAACAGGAAACAAAGGCATCACCTATTCTGGTTGTATCGCACAAATACACTTTTACCTCCTTTTTGCTGgactggatgactttctcctgactGTGATGGCCTATGACCGCTTTGTGGCCATCTGCCATCCCCTACACTACTCGGTCATCATGAACTCCCGACTCTGTGTATTGCTGGTCCTGGTGTCTTGGATTATTA ttgtctttttattttatagctcaATCCTTGGAGTGTACCTGAGCTCCGCTGCTACCCACAACTCACTCTTTGGTGCCACCGCTTCCATGATGTACACAGTGGTTACCCCTATGCTGAACCCCTTCATCTACAGTCTCAGGAACAAAGACATCAAGAGGGCTCTGAAAAGATTCTTTGTGAAGAAAACCACAAAGGGGCGCGTGTCCTAG